In one Juglans regia cultivar Chandler chromosome 11, Walnut 2.0, whole genome shotgun sequence genomic region, the following are encoded:
- the LOC108984202 gene encoding putative 4-hydroxy-4-methyl-2-oxoglutarate aldolase 2: MALVTTAEVCDANPQLISSGELRALQPIFQIYGRRQVFSGPIVTLKVFEDNVLVREFLEEKGNGRVLVVDGGGSLRCAILGGNPVVQAQNNGWAGIVVNGCIRDVDEINGCDIGVRALASHPMKANKKGMGEKQVPITISGTRISDGEWLYADTDGILISRTELSV, translated from the coding sequence ATGGCCCTGGTTACAACTGCTGAAGTTTGTGATGCAAATCCACAGCTGATTTCAAGTGGTGAGCTTCGGGCACTCCAGccaatatttcaaatatatggCCGTCGCCAAGTCTTCTCTGGACCGATAGTTACCCTCAAGGTGTTTGAAGACAATGTTTTGGTTCGTGAATTTCTTGAGGAGAAGGGTAATGGCCGAGTTCTTGTGGTAGATGGTGGTGGAAGTTTGCGGTGTGCAATATTGGGGGGCAATCCTGTGGTACAAGCTCAGAATAATGGATGGGCAGGCATAGTTGTGAACGGTTGTATAAGAGATGTCGATGAGATCAATGGTTGTGACATTGGGGTGAGGGCTCTGGCCTCCCATCCAATGAAAGCCAATAAGAAAGGTATGGGAGAGAAGCAAGTGCCAATCACAATTTCTGGCACTAGGATCTCTGATGGGGAATGGCTTTATGCTGACACTGATGGAATTTTGATTTCCCGAACTGAGTTATCTGTCTAA
- the LOC108984127 gene encoding F-box protein At3g07870-like codes for MESKHSSSKANNAILEDDGNQKTTADAGGRGRCYFSELPWHIMLEILLRLHIEAVIRCRYVCKAWRELLLDPSFAKLHCASKPMGVVLQSSLFPHGNSGGLYLLEPQEQEPSSIIAKFNQFPYLESTIVNSCHGLICSCDILMADPIYISNPITGEYLILPKGETKPDFGQFVSGFGFSPKTKQYKVVKYSESLEIYTLGSGTPWRRTEHVPPARHRSLFGTFVNGALHWLVKLPNGSVLIRSFDLDDEKFRTIPLPLSRCSDASFKSSNLGILGDCLSLSSIVMDDASGWDIEIWVMKEYGVRESWIRELVIKSPSPCEQGWNPEQVQVINVLKNGEIVINCGGCPVIYNVGQESFRLLKPNGIFLTHVNAIAHASSFVSLKDIIVLGDGSEVGEF; via the coding sequence ATGGAAAGCAAGCACAGTAGCAGCAAAGCAAACAATGCTATTCTCGAAGACGATGGTAACCAAAAAACCACCGCCGACGCCGGCGGCCGTGGCAGATGCTATTTTTCAGAATTGCCGTGGCATATCATGCTGGAAATCTTGCTCAGGCTCCACATCGAAGCAGTAATCCGATGCAGGTACGTATGTAAGGCATGGCGGGAACTACTTCTAGATCCTAGTTTTGCCAAGCTGCACTGTGCAAGCAAACCCATGGGTGTTGTGCTTCAATCCAGCTTATTTCCCCATGGCAATTCCGGAGGGCTCTACTTGCTTGAGCCTCAAGAACAAGAGCCTTCTTCTATAATTGCCAAGTTCAATCAATTCCCTTACCTTGAATCCACTATTGTGAATTCATGCCATGGATTGATTTGCTCGTGTGATATTCTGATGGCCGATCCAATTTACATATCAAATCCCATCACGGGTGAGTACTTAATCCTGCCAAAAGGTGAAACAAAGCCTGATTTTGGTCAATTTGTATCTGGGTTTGGGTTCAGCCCCAAGACTAAGCAGTACAAAGTGGTTAAATATTCCGAGTCTTTAGAGATCTACACTCTAGGAAGTGGCACCCCTTGGAGAAGAACTGAGCATGTTCCGCCCGCACGCCATCGGAGTTTGTTTGGGACTTTTGTGAATGGAGCTCTTCACTGGCTTGTTAAGCTTCCCAATGGTTCTGTTCTTATCCGTTCTTTTGATCTGGATGATGAGAAATTCCGAACAATCCCACTACCTTTATCTAGATGTTCTGATGCCAGCTTTAAAAGCTCAAACCTTGGGATATTAGGAGACTGTCTTTCTTTGAGCTCCATTGTTATGGACGACGCTTCTGGATGGGATATTGAAATATGGGTGATGAAGGAATATGGTGTTAGGGAGTCTTGGATCAGAGAGCTTGTGATTAAATCTCCAAGTCCATGCGAACAAGGGTGGAATCCTGAACAAGTTCAAGTCATCAATGTCTTGAAAAATGGAGAAATTGTCATAAATTGTGGAGGCTGTCCGGTCATTTATAATGTTGGACAGGAAAGCTTCAGGTTGTTGAAGCCTAATGGTATATTCTTGACACACGTTAACGCAATTGCTCATGCTTCTAGCTTTGTTTCTCTCAAAgatattattgtattgggagaTGGCTCAGAAGTGGGGGAGTTTTAG